The sequence GGTTAAGGAAACTTTGGTCAATACATAGTGCGTTAAAAGGAGGCACAACAGTTGTAGTACATCCACATACACTATTGACACTATCATCAAAAGTTTTTATAATGGAACCTCCGTCTGAGAGTCTAGAGTACAAAGTTGGCCTCTAAGATATGTGGTGTTGTCACCAGCATAATAAGCATAGTAAGAGCGTGGCGAAGCACAACGGTTATTGTAAGTCGTAACACTGCTATGCACAACTCTGAAAATGATATCCGAGACATATGTAGTACATTAAGCCATAACATGGCATGAGCATTACACTGAGCTCATGGTCTCTTTAATTAAATCAATGAATTTTTTGTTTAATAATGTAATGAAAATGTTAGGATATCCggacgtgttcatggaagttaatACTTAACTTCGCAATGGTGTATTAAGGTTACCTTCTTTAATTAGAACCTAACTGCTTTTCAAATAGTCAATCTTGAAAGAAAGCATGAAATTGTATCATTTCTCTCGGCTAGGGATAATCTTGAGAACTTTCGTTTTGCATAAGAACGTTTAGACTTTATCGTACATATACTCGAAAATGTTAATATGGCGCCTATTATGATAGCTTGGAACGTGCCTGGAGCACACAGAGTCATCTGCACAGAGTCATTGGCGTTACCGAAACGGAAGAATCTTTGACCCATGTCACATTATTGATTCGATTGTATTATCCTATTTTGACTGGCTTTCGGCTCATTATAAGAAAGTCAGGCTTAATTGGAATGACTGGTTTGTGAATTCTTTTAACTCCTTGTAAtgttctagcttcttgctagtttttaTAAAATTTCTAAGCTGCTAAAAAAATGTAGCTATATTGGTCAACGTCGGGAGTAAAGGGTATTGTTGTCTATTAAGAATCAACAAACCAACTTATTTTCCAAGTGACGTGTCAATCATTTGACACGGACGTCATATACAACATGGCGATTCTTAGATCATCACCTATCCATGAGCCGATAGTTCACCATATCAACATTGCGTAACTTACGAAATCATAACATACAAATGTCTTAACCTTGTCTGAAATACAAAGTTTATCTTTAGTGTTTTATTTATTTACCTTTACTTTACCAAGATTAGAAAATTTAAAACAAAACTACTTCTTGTTCAAACCGTCACCTAAGATAATATTAGTTTGCTTATGTAGTTGTTTCGATTATGTCATTTTCTTAAAAGAACGACTTTAGgttatacttcccttactcacctttAGGAATGATAGTAGATTTATGTTCTGCTATTGTAAATTTAAACCATCATTACTTTCTAATATCCTGATTTGACGATTAACGACCTGACGATATCGCATTAATATAAACGGTCCATTTTGACTATATTAAGAGGtaaaagagttttttttttttacttctttttTGTTCGTTTCTGACGAGCCTTTGGTGTATTCTAATGATTTCGTCTAATTTTAATACAATCATagcttttaataaaaaaaaatatgtagaATTGGTAGACTAGAGAATTGAATTTTTATCAATTTATATTAAATGTTTAACTTCTTAAATTTAAAGTACTTTCATTAACTTGAAAATATAACtaccaaaatttatatttttaaaaaatatacttttaaatCGAAAATTTAATTATGATATGAGATACTCGTATTGCTTTTAAAATTGATATTGATATCACAAGATAACTTTAGACAGCATATTTGGAAGTTATATACCCTTATTAGTAAGAGCAATGTACCACCTCCAATGATATTGTAGATGTCAAAATCTTTTATCGTAGTAACGATTTAACTCGTAGAATATTATTTTTTTTCCTTAAATATAGTACAgagtataataataaatataagaccGAGCATAATACTCCGCATATAGAATATATAATTTCATTGATCTCATGGTGAAGATTACAAGCTGAGTTTTAAGATATCTCAATTAGCACTtttttaatatattaaaaagagTAATTATGTATATATGATATTACAACAAAAGTAGCAATAACTATAAATGTCAACTTCCAGATTTTGTACAAGCATATCACAAACGAAAAGGACCCTCAAACAACTTGAAAGCTAAATACTTAATACAGTatctaaaaattataattatactgTATACATACTGTATTTAACAACTCCGAATTCTATGTATTTCTGTACACAGCTTTCAAAGAATCTTTGGATCAACGTGTTCATCAAAAATtacaacaaaacaaaaaaaaattaaagataaaaaatcacaaattaaaaaatgttttttttttgcttttgattataacaaaaataaaaactaaataatCAACCAATTAATCCAGCTGCTGACGTTGATTCTTTAGGTGGTGAAGATCGTACGGCTGCCATAAATAATCCAACGGACACGGTCTCCGTTCATCTAATCTGACCCATGGTTTCCCTTTACCGCTCCAATGTAACAAACTCACCGGACCCGAATGTAATGACCGGCAACTGCCCTTCACATTATCCCCACCCAAACCATGTTGGTTCCATCTGTGGTCAATCGGTTCTATGTTACCGGCAAACACCAGTAAAAATGGTGGCAATGAACCTAAATCGTAGATCCTTTTTTTTCGTTGTATTTCCATCCAGTTTTCAATTAGCCTACGGTAATTTCCGGATCTCCATTTAGCCATATCCATTACCATTACACCGGTGTTGAAATAGCACGGGTTTTTCGAAGTGAATACCCGAGACAATAACGGGTCGGACCAGAAGCTTTCCGTAAAATATTTCGTAAAGTTCGCGTGACAATATTCCGGAGCTCCGATTACTCGGTTGTTTTGTAAATTAATGCTCCATAGCTTTTGAATGTCGTCTACTAAAACGACGTCGGAATCGAGGTAAATGACACGGTCCACATCCGGGTCAAGTATCTCGCCTAAATAGTTTCGGGCGTAGTTTAACGGGTTCTCGAGCGCAACCCGGATTGATGATGAAATCAGATTTATTACTGAATCTTCTCTGAAGATGTAGACTTTGAAGTTAAGAGATGggaacgtgttgcgtacaatccgaGTCAGGACACGTGGACTCGCTGGGTCAAACTCGGCGGCGATGACGTGGAAGAACACGTTTTCAGGACACGAAGCGTGTCGGAGAACGGAGTGGATTGCGGCGACTGAACCGCGAAGGTATTCAGAGTCGAGTGTCATTGCCACGTGGATAGTTTTGTTTGAACATTCAACGCCGTTACGATACTCTGGCGCTTCCATGTATCCCAGCATATCTTCTCCGACCACCTGACTGATGTGGATATTTCCGGTGGTCGGAAAAGAACGGATGCCAAAACACGGTAACGGGAGAGAGATGAATAAAAACACGACTGCGATTGCAACATTCAGTCGAAACAGAATGCTACTCATCTCCGGCGATGATTAATTTGTCTTGTCCTTTAGTTGCTGTACAATGGACGGTGGTTTTATATCTCTCTATACATCTCTTTAAATGACTTTTTGTGTTTTTATTTATACAAAGGGTTTAGATGGGGCTGCGTCTTAAATATTACGCGCGTCGTAAGTGCGTGAGATTATAATACAGTACAGGTGGCTTGAACTAGGTGAGATGCGTGGTTAACGCGCTGGATAGGTAGTTAGGTTAGTTAATACGTGATTAGTCTGTATTTATTTGGATACTGTAAGACATAATTACTTAAATCATCCATGTAATATCATCTATATTTTTTCTAGAAATTATTTATTTCTAATTACATTTTTATCCCTAACAAAGGTTAAGTGTTCCGTTAAGTTTAACTCATGTGCAAGTCACGTGCTACAAAATAACACTTAAAAAAGAAAattgacaaaaaaaaaatttcaaattaaAAAATTACAGAGTAAGTTATATGCGTATATCAGAAATAATTATTACCTGCAACCTCCGAGTGTTGCGGGATTGCTCGGAATTTTTATTTATACCCGAACCGGCTCCAACGGGAGAGAATGAAATTCCCAAACTTAATTACAAATTATGATCGTTTCAAACGTCATATGATAGAGAAAGTTTATAAGCTTGAAAAATAATGGCAAGAGGCAAGACACACATTGATTATTGGTAAAATGAAAATTACCATGATTGAATGAAGTAAATTAATTGTTTTCCCTTTATGACTATCGGCCTCAATGTTAGTCATGGCTTCTCTTTCGTTACAATTGATGGTCGCCTTATCGTAAATCATATTATCTAAAGCGTAAAATATAAGCATGTGACTTGCACATGAGTTATACCCAATGGAACAGTTAACTTTCGTTAGAACAAATGATGTAATTGAGAATTAATATTGTCATTAAAGACTATTTATGCAGTTATAAATCGATAGGGATATAAAGAGGAAAAGATGATACCCCATGTATAATTTAAGCAATTTTGTCATAATATTAATGACACGATAAATAGGTTATGCGGTCTAGTTAAagggtgatgattcgtacaccaccaagttttagccatacaccactagTTGTGCTTTAAAGTACTGTACTATACAACTGTCTGATGCACGtttagtggtgtatggctaaaaatggtggtgtacgaatcagctcCCTTAGTTAAACGAGTATTttctttttaatttatatttatacgtAACAAAATATATACTAGAACCCACCGTGATACGGAGTCATACTTATTTAGTTAtgcaatgataaaaaaaaaatattgcatCCGTTCCAATTTATTAGTATACAAATAAATAAAATATCGTTTAAAATTAACATTATCACGTTGTATTTAATTTCTTGTTATACGTTAAAGTTTATGCCTAactttattacagagtattattaaacGTATCAAAATATTAATACTTAGTAAAACCTATCTTAATAAGGAATAATACTTATTTATTCTTACTGTTATACATTACGCTGAACAAAATTATAGGGTAATTATATGTCTTTTGCTATTTTGGTATTATTTTTGTAAACGAGTAAACTCTCTTATGAACGAGCACAATGGTTcctccatagaaggtaaaaccccgGGCAATCAATTCCCACGAGCGCGAGACTTGGTACCTGATGAATTGCGCATCATGCGCACCCTCCAGTCACactcctttttgaacaatttgacatagccaggaattgaacctgagtggtgtgcttcattgggcaacttggTGGCCACTGAGGCAAGCatggttaaaaataataataacatataaccaAATCTTATTCTACAATTGATGAAAAAGACGAACGAATTACAAACGATTCAAACACAAATCAAAGTTTGAAAGCAGTAAACGTACCATACTACAAACGATTCTATTTTTGTTGTATTCTTATTGAAATAATAACATAATTAAAAATTTAGAAGATACGAAGTAATTGTGTGGGTTTTGTAGtgttaatacacgtttgtattaaAACAAAAAAGTGGGGAAAAAAACTAGCAGACGCATACTAAATGACAAGTAATAGTGAAATTATAGTCCCCAAGGTTAAACGTCTTCATCCGGGAAAACAACAAGGTGTTAATACTATTCGTTTATTTCAATAGAATAATAAATCTTTATAATGTAAACGAATGTGTCTATGTCTTAACAACAACGTGTTAACAACACAATGCCACATATAATTATCATAAAGTGTAAACTACAAAATTTGAGTTCTCAAAAAATGATATATTTCAACAAGTGTTATATGGAGTAAACATTACGTATATTTAATTACTACCACatgcttatttaaaaaaataatataaactagTCTATGGTTTACTACTTTAAGCTCCTATTTAATTTAATCTTTTGTATtgtgaaaaattattattattattagtaaatcataaaAAATAATTCCAATCATAAACAACAAATTAACATATGTAGGAAATGAAACATGTCTTATTGCGTATGTgtatgtttaaaatataaatgAGACTTAATTGGGATTAAGaaataaattaacatataaatttgTATTATGGAATATCTGAGCTGGAATATGAAATTGGGATAGGGAACATCCAGCTGTCATTAAATGGTGAGCCAAACACCCAGCTGTTGTTGCAGGAGGTAAAAGTTAAAGTGGGTTTTGTGGGTGGGGTCTTATATTCGATGTGACGGCTTAAATTTGGTTTTGTCAGCAGCACAGGGCATTGCTAAACTGGGCCCCACTGCCAAATGTCCATGTGCTTCCTTCCTTTTATACTTTTTCTTGACAGCTCACCCGCATATTTctcaacacatttttttttttttataaaaagaagaaaaagaaaaaaaactaaTACTCCTTACCATATAAGCAGTCTTTCATCAAGGATGGAAGAATCTACGAAGTGATACAAAAAAAAATCAGACTCCGCAAGTTTCGCAAACAGAAAACAAAGCTAAAACTAACCGACTAGCCTACAATAATTTAGGGACGAGCCGAGCCAACCAGACACACCGAGACAATAGCACAACAAAACTAACCAACGAGACTACGCCCGAAGACACCAAACAACAAACCACACCCCAACAAACAcaaaatcaccaccaaacctaaaCTACACAACTAAAGACTATAAGAGAAATCCTTTCTTGCTCGTCCGCTGAGGGGGTGCGGACACACCTGCGCGGAACGAACACCACGAATAAGTAATCAAGGCATCCACTGGCGAAACTACTTGGGGGCAGAGGGGGGCGCCGGCCCTCGgtggatttttatttttagtgtaaaaattttggattttcgaCATTGCCCCCGGTATTTTTTttcccccaaaaccttcaaattttacctAAAATTCTCCAACTTTTACTCAAAAACTTTCAAATTTTGCTTAAAAATCTTCAACTTTTGCCCAAAAccttcataatttgcctaaaaacttCAATTTTCAGCCCCAAAACCtgcatattttgtccaaaaaatttttacggtttaaattttgTTGCCCCCTGTGAAAAAAATCCTAATTCCGCCATTGAAGGAAACCCAAGTTTACTAGCGACGGTCGAAGCTTTTTTACCCTTCGCGTCCGACATTAATAACCTTCCTTCAtctcatttatttatatttattacacaACTTGTTAGACTTTAAAATAAAAAGGAACGGTCGTTTGCTATCATTTCTTGTAAGGATAGTTATTAAGAATTAAGATTAAGAGTTATTAATTCATGGATCGATATCGTTCTTCTCATTTGGCAATCAATTGATGATCTTTGGCAATGGATTACGACTAACCATCCCCAACCTACGAAAACATTCTAGAAGTCGTTTGTTATGCTACATTATGGGCGCTTTGAAAGTATAGAAACGGAATCACTTTTTATCCCTCAAAGTTCTAGAAATGTCACGTTATTGATTCAATTGTATTATCCTCTTTCGATTGACTTTCGTCCCGATACAGAAAACTAACGTTAGCTGGGATTCTTggttacaaaaccctaatttctcaaAATATTGACGGGTCGAGTAACATTATGTACATATTGACGGGTCGCATGCGGGTGATTAATATATAACAAGCAATGGGTAAATTCGACCCTTGCATCCATAATACGTGTTTGAGAAACCTGCGAGTATACTTGTTACGAATTCGGTAGTGGACCCTAACAAGAACATGTGATTAACAACAATCACATAACCCACATACAACAAACGAATAAGCgatacgataaataaaagcataaacGACACGGATATTTaatgtggttatatcccaactccaaaatacGGAGAATGGTTTAGTCGACGGGAGCAAACCAGagaatttttcttattattttcgcacatatgttagggttacaatagggtgtttatataggcaaatctaaacaaggaaataacttaaaaagcaaGAAAACACGTTTTTCCTCGTCAGGCTCCCAGATAGTCTTAAGCCACGCCGCGGCTGGAGGAGTCGCGTCGTGGCTTAAACATGATTTCGAAACTGAAAGCATTGCAACCTTCGAACCTCAATCCAAGTGTTGAGCCATGGCTCGCCTTAATGAGCCACGGCGCGCCTTAACATTGAAACACacttttcttgttgttttgatatccttcacacatccaaaaatctcccacttgaaggataATCTAAACACATCTCATTTTATCAACCCATACCAGATCACCTGTCTCGACTTCATTGAACCTACTCATCTATACCGCCAAGAAAGCTTTTTGGAACACGCACATTCCAATTACTCGAGCTGACAGCTTTCGATAAAGAGTACTTCAACTACACTCGCCAAAACATAATCAACTTCACCTGTCAATTGTGTTAAACATCCACAACAACTCTAGATTACCGGATTATGGAACTCCATTTGAACACCGCCGAATAAACACCCGGGACACGCCGCACTTCAACGCcatgggaaggaagactttcgacacTCAAACATCTGAGTATTAATCTAATCTTAGTTGCTAGCTTGGGTTATCTCTCGATTTttgtgccaccattgaattatgtgaaactTCAAACACAGGATTTAAAAAACAGAAGACAAAACCGCCATCACTCTAGACACGCCCAACCTGTCATCGACATGTCAATGATTACCCTCATACAGAATTTCCGTCTATCACTGATTTTCCTTTCCATCAATAAGAAAATATAACAGACGCTCTTGTAGACTATTCATCAAGGCTTCAGTGTGAGTGTAGTCACGGACTTGAAATCTACACTTTCAACTTTCCACTTTCACGCTGGTACACTGATCTTTCCTCATAGCGCTATGAATTTCACGAACCCATCTTCTCAACctcaagcacgctcccactgtatgAGTAAGATAATAAATCGCggctatccgagaagaatctgTTTCGTACCACCCGATCAGTTGCAAATTACTTTGCCATTCTAGAGTAAAACCCGAATATCTAGCCGGAATCGACGCACTAACACTGTGAAAAGTCAGAGAAACATGTCGCACAACCATCTCTACAACTGCCACTAGTTGTCCAACTCCCACTTACCCGATACTTTCGTTAGTTCCTAAACTCACTCCGAGTTCCTGACACTCTCAACAATATCTTGAAAGCCCAAGTTCCCGGACTTACAAGATTATCTACTTCATCAATCACCTAAGAACTCCTAATTGGTCACCCCGAAGAAACCGCTCGTTTGTTGAAACAATCATTACCCAAAACCCTGAGCACCGGTCGAACGCGCTCTATCCGACACCCTTCGTCAACCAATTCTCCTTAGTGGGAAAAGCTCTAACCCGCCCTTATATTCCACATAACCTGGAATATCCAACCAATCACTTTGGTTGACCCGTTTCAAAACCCGCAAGTGTCAAACTTTCCCGATAACTCCCACTGTCGATAATAATCCGGATGTAATCCATTCGTTACACAAACATGCCCAAACCCGAGAGAATCACCCTGTGAGCTTCTGTAACAAACCAACATCCCATAATATCCAGCTTGTATCGCCCAAAGTTTTCGAGAATAAACCATCTCGCACTTGCGTCATCAAACCCGGAAAACTTCATCCCGAAAAATGCCCAGATTCAAAAAATCATATCTCAAGATCCAACTGTCAGATCTGCCTCAAATTTTTACCACCTGTAGATCAGTAAGTCTACTATCGACACAACAAAAATCAAAtcgatccaacggttaacgaacccgtAAAAAATTTCTACTACATCATCTCCTGGAACTCCGAATTTGAAAGATCAATCATTCTTTCGCACGGGATTGTGAAGAACGAGAACTCAGATCCGACACCCGGATCTTTCGAAAAAATCTattcttgtgttttctgcaaacaaacTCTATCAAACCGACCCCCTTGATTCCGTAACCTTCACGAATAAATCACCATCATAATGCAACCGTGCGCCCGATTACATTATAACCCGCCAGAATCAGACAAACTCTGGTGTGATCAACTTACTGGGTACATAGACATACCCTAAGTTCACCTCGATCATATAAATCTCTAGATCTTGATATATGTTGCAAAACACAAAACCCTAATCGTCGTTTCTTCTCTTGATGATACCTGAATCATCAACCAATCGTATATCTGCTTTCAATCGCCGTTATGCCCGATCTTCAAACTTTtaactcttgataccacttgttaagaaTTCGGTAGTGGACCCTAACAAGAACATGTGAATTACAACAATCACATAAATAAGCgatacgataaataaaagcataaacGACATGGATATTTAacatggttatatcccaactccaaaacacggagaagagtTTAGTCGACGGGCGCAAACCATagaatttttcttattattttcgtgcacatatgttagggttacaatagggtgtttatataggcaaatcTAAATAAGGAATCAACTTAAAGAGCAAGAAAACACGTTTTTCCTCATCAGGCTCCCGGATAGGCTTAAGCTGAGCCGTAGCTGGAGGAGCCGCCCCGTGGCTTAAAGCATGATTTCGAAACTGACAGCATTGCAACCTTCGAACCTCAATCCAAGTGTTGATCCATGACGCGCCTTAATGAGCCACGACGCGCCTTAACACTAAAACACATTTTTCttattgttttgatatccttcacacatccaacatatactgtaacatcccgcatttttccgttaaattattttaacgcccgtcttttttttttagataatatctttcgttatctaaattcatacctttcgttgactaacgttctaaatatttttgttatttggttataacatctcccggttactctagcgtttttaaaatattcgtttggttaattcacgcacccgctttgaaacttaagggaccgaagttgccaaggggccaaactagttgactaggtcaactagtcaaccccatctcatccattcattcatacttTCACCTCCTCATCTCCTTTTTCCTCTCTAACTCAAGAACACactttttaacatcttcaaagaatcatcatctaaatcaattcaagcaagcaaacatcaaaacaaattacatattcgtgatcctctcatcatcatctacattttggtaccaatttcatctcgtttgggtaacatttctaaaactctagatttctctaattcgtgtttttgacttgaaatggtgttagttagtgtctattgttcgtgtctagcatgaatatatgaattatttgctcgatcttgttgttttgcataaactagcatgaacttgaaatgagtgtgcttaatcttgaattttggatgattaaatgttgatttaatgttaaagttcatgtattaaatgtgttactagcatcattagcttcattttgatgtgtaggttgatttagaaaagctccatttacaaaatgattgaattcatgattttg comes from Rutidosis leptorrhynchoides isolate AG116_Rl617_1_P2 chromosome 4, CSIRO_AGI_Rlap_v1, whole genome shotgun sequence and encodes:
- the LOC139844707 gene encoding probable galacturonosyltransferase-like 9, with protein sequence MSSILFRLNVAIAVVFLFISLPLPCFGIRSFPTTGNIHISQVVGEDMLGYMEAPEYRNGVECSNKTIHVAMTLDSEYLRGSVAAIHSVLRHASCPENVFFHVIAAEFDPASPRVLTRIVRNTFPSLNFKVYIFREDSVINLISSSIRVALENPLNYARNYLGEILDPDVDRVIYLDSDVVLVDDIQKLWSINLQNNRVIGAPEYCHANFTKYFTESFWSDPLLSRVFTSKNPCYFNTGVMVMDMAKWRSGNYRRLIENWMEIQRKKRIYDLGSLPPFLLVFAGNIEPIDHRWNQHGLGGDNVKGSCRSLHSGPVSLLHWSGKGKPWVRLDERRPCPLDYLWQPYDLHHLKNQRQQLD